From Euzebyales bacterium, the proteins below share one genomic window:
- a CDS encoding extracellular solute-binding protein has product MRHPRERLIRPRGLSRRDFLRLTGGVAGGVLLSACGGAASTGDEAGGSTSAASSPPDATGGLAIGSPGSPVEQPLFDDIPPIESGLDIEDGPLRIYNWADYLNVPTLKKFAKETGVEYELTTFYNPDEALRKLSTGELQADVFFPTSPVLPKYVAGRLLQPLNHDYLPNLEANVWPTLADPYYDGGSRYSVPYALYQTGLAWRTDQVDLDPDSMDNPWDIFWEPQYKGKVGLYDDDRETLTVAPYHNGIQDPNTSDRAVLQEAGASLAELVDLVNIRYSIDGAYIKLPEGKLAIHHAWSGDMVNAQYYMPKGDDPSVLRYIWPPQGSASTTGGLISSDCMVVMANAEHPVLAHEFLNFMLDNDNALENFGWTGYQPPLTTINPETLVADEWVPPNLESAVVREEDFEIGQVPLQLTPQVDQLWKQAWSMAQAGG; this is encoded by the coding sequence ATGCGACATCCCCGAGAGCGCCTGATCCGACCGCGGGGGCTGTCGAGACGGGACTTCCTGCGCCTGACCGGGGGTGTCGCGGGGGGCGTGCTGCTCAGCGCCTGCGGTGGCGCGGCGTCGACCGGCGACGAGGCCGGTGGGTCGACGTCGGCCGCGAGCAGCCCGCCCGACGCCACCGGTGGGCTCGCCATCGGGTCGCCCGGCAGCCCCGTCGAGCAGCCGCTGTTCGACGACATCCCGCCGATCGAGTCCGGCCTGGACATCGAGGACGGCCCACTGCGGATCTACAACTGGGCCGACTACCTCAACGTGCCGACGCTGAAGAAGTTCGCCAAGGAGACCGGTGTCGAGTACGAGCTGACGACCTTCTACAACCCCGACGAGGCGCTGCGGAAGCTGTCGACCGGCGAGCTGCAGGCCGACGTGTTCTTCCCGACCTCGCCCGTGCTGCCCAAGTACGTCGCCGGCAGGCTGCTGCAGCCGTTGAACCACGACTACCTGCCCAACCTCGAGGCCAACGTCTGGCCGACGCTGGCCGACCCCTACTACGACGGCGGGTCGCGATACAGCGTGCCCTACGCGCTGTACCAGACGGGGCTGGCGTGGCGGACCGACCAGGTCGACCTCGACCCCGACAGCATGGATAACCCCTGGGACATCTTCTGGGAACCGCAGTACAAGGGCAAGGTCGGGTTGTACGACGACGATCGCGAGACGCTGACCGTCGCGCCGTACCACAACGGCATCCAGGACCCCAACACGTCCGACCGTGCCGTCCTCCAGGAGGCAGGTGCGAGCCTGGCTGAGCTCGTCGACCTCGTGAACATCCGGTACTCGATCGACGGTGCCTACATCAAGCTGCCCGAGGGCAAGCTCGCCATCCACCACGCGTGGTCCGGCGACATGGTCAATGCGCAGTACTACATGCCGAAGGGCGACGACCCGTCGGTGCTGCGCTACATCTGGCCGCCGCAGGGCTCGGCGTCGACCACCGGCGGCCTGATCTCGAGCGACTGCATGGTGGTCATGGCGAACGCTGAGCACCCCGTGCTCGCGCACGAGTTCCTTAACTTCATGCTCGACAACGACAACGCCCTCGAGAACTTCGGGTGGACCGGGTACCAGCCACCGCTTACCACGATCAACCCCGAGACGCTGGTCGCCGACGAGTGGGTACCACCCAACCTCGAGTCGGCCGTCGTCCGCGAGGAGGACTTCGAGATCGGACAGGTGCCGCTGCAGCTGACCCCACAGGTCGACCAGCTGTGGAAGCAGGCCTGGTCGATGGCCCAGGCTGGTGGCTGA
- a CDS encoding TetR family transcriptional regulator C-terminal domain-containing protein, with protein sequence MGSRPANNEQRRQQILDAAARVISDRGLGEARIADIAAAASTSAGLILYYFGSKDQLLSEALAAAEDRFYLHIFRAISAIEDPRQQLVELVAGSCPGTPRAHDGVDAEWRLWVELWARALHDPDVARRRAALDRRWRSTIADVVRTGQHREVFTADVDPHEFALELAALMDGLALQVALDDTEVDGTNMLHLSLAYAMRRLGFTHDEVPAS encoded by the coding sequence GTGGGTTCTCGACCGGCGAACAACGAACAGCGACGGCAGCAGATCCTGGATGCCGCCGCCCGCGTCATCAGCGATCGCGGGCTCGGCGAGGCACGCATCGCCGACATCGCCGCCGCGGCGTCGACGAGCGCTGGACTGATCCTCTACTACTTCGGCAGCAAGGATCAGCTGCTGTCCGAGGCGCTCGCAGCGGCCGAGGACCGGTTCTACCTGCACATCTTCCGCGCGATCAGCGCGATCGAGGACCCCCGCCAACAGCTCGTCGAGCTGGTCGCGGGATCGTGCCCCGGTACGCCGCGGGCACACGACGGCGTCGACGCGGAGTGGCGCCTGTGGGTGGAGCTGTGGGCACGGGCACTGCACGACCCCGACGTGGCGCGGAGGCGGGCGGCGCTCGACCGGCGGTGGCGTTCGACCATCGCCGACGTGGTGCGCACCGGCCAGCACCGCGAGGTCTTCACGGCCGACGTCGATCCCCACGAGTTCGCGCTGGAGCTGGCGGCACTCATGGACGGCCTCGCGCTGCAGGTCGCACTCGACGACACCGAGGTCGACGGCACCAACATGCTGCACCTGTCGCTGGCGTACGCGATGCGGCGCCTCGGCTTCACCCACGACGAGGTCCCTGCCAGCTGA
- a CDS encoding FAD-dependent oxidoreductase translates to MAANRYDAIVIGGGHNGLIAAAYLARSGARVVVCEARHKTGGAAATDTPWPDAPDFKVTTYSYVMSLMPDEIMPTSTWRATATGSMPWVRTTSRSPTAAR, encoded by the coding sequence ATGGCGGCGAACCGGTACGACGCGATCGTCATCGGTGGCGGGCACAACGGGCTCATCGCTGCCGCGTACCTGGCGCGCAGCGGCGCCCGCGTGGTCGTCTGTGAAGCGCGTCACAAGACCGGCGGGGCCGCCGCCACCGACACCCCGTGGCCGGACGCGCCCGACTTCAAGGTGACCACCTACTCATACGTCATGAGCCTGATGCCCGACGAGATCATGCCGACCTCGACCTGGCGCGCCACGGCTACCGGATCCATGCCATGGGTCCGTACTACGTCGCGTTCCCCGACGGCGGCTCGCTGA
- a CDS encoding NAD(P)/FAD-dependent oxidoreductase yields MGPYYVAFPDGGSLMIGSDDAASDTAAIKRFSARDAAAYPQWREWLGSIADVLAPLLLTVPPRLGSRHPEDVVDQLRLLWRLRGLDPRRIGDITRLLTMSIGDLLDDWFESDQVKAALAVDGVIGTWAGPRAPGTAYVLAHHEIGDVGVGLGSWGYPEGGMGAVADAIHASAAAFGAEVRLRAPVDRVMVRDGRTTGVVLGGGEELYADTVVTTIHPQITFLQQIDEHDLPADFLQSIRRWRSRSGTVKINLALSELPDFTADPGVSAGLHHGGAIELSHSVDYLEEAFQEARAGRPATRPFSDGVIPTALDPTLCPEGYHIMSLFTQWVSETWADEQDQDALEAYADRVIAGYTELAPNFADAIVHRQVLGPKDMADELGLIGGNIFHGDLSADQLFHMRPAAGYADYRSPIAGLYQASSATHAGGGVCGIPAMLAVCQIVADRRKTARWRRRFAPSGR; encoded by the coding sequence ATGGGTCCGTACTACGTCGCGTTCCCCGACGGCGGCTCGCTGATGATCGGATCGGACGACGCCGCCAGCGACACGGCCGCGATCAAGCGCTTCAGCGCGCGAGACGCCGCGGCATACCCCCAGTGGAGGGAGTGGCTCGGGAGCATCGCCGACGTGCTGGCCCCACTGCTGCTCACGGTGCCGCCCAGACTTGGGTCGCGCCACCCGGAGGACGTCGTCGACCAGCTGAGGCTGCTGTGGCGCCTGCGCGGGCTCGACCCCCGCCGCATCGGGGACATCACGCGGCTGCTCACGATGAGCATCGGCGACCTGCTGGACGACTGGTTCGAGTCGGACCAGGTCAAGGCCGCCCTCGCTGTCGACGGGGTCATCGGCACCTGGGCGGGGCCTCGGGCGCCGGGCACCGCCTACGTGCTCGCGCACCACGAGATCGGCGACGTCGGCGTGGGGCTCGGTTCATGGGGCTACCCCGAGGGCGGCATGGGCGCCGTGGCCGACGCCATCCACGCGTCGGCGGCCGCCTTTGGCGCCGAGGTGCGGCTCCGGGCCCCGGTGGACCGGGTCATGGTCCGCGACGGGCGAACCACGGGCGTCGTGCTCGGCGGTGGCGAGGAGCTGTACGCCGACACGGTGGTCACGACCATCCACCCACAGATCACCTTTCTGCAGCAGATCGACGAGCACGACCTCCCAGCCGACTTCCTGCAGTCGATCCGCCGGTGGAGGTCGCGCTCGGGCACGGTGAAGATCAACCTCGCTCTGTCGGAGCTGCCCGACTTCACCGCCGACCCCGGCGTCTCCGCAGGGCTGCACCACGGCGGCGCGATCGAGCTGAGCCACTCGGTCGACTACCTCGAGGAGGCGTTCCAGGAGGCCCGCGCGGGCCGCCCGGCGACGCGGCCCTTCTCAGACGGCGTCATCCCCACCGCGTTGGATCCCACGCTGTGCCCCGAGGGGTACCACATCATGTCGCTGTTCACCCAGTGGGTGTCCGAGACGTGGGCCGACGAGCAGGACCAGGACGCTCTGGAGGCGTACGCCGACCGGGTCATCGCCGGCTACACCGAGCTGGCGCCGAACTTCGCCGACGCGATCGTCCACCGGCAGGTCCTGGGACCCAAGGACATGGCCGACGAGCTCGGCCTGATCGGCGGCAACATCTTCCACGGCGACCTGTCCGCCGACCAGCTGTTCCACATGCGGCCCGCGGCCGGCTACGCGGACTACCGCTCGCCGATCGCCGGGCTGTACCAGGCGTCCTCGGCGACCCACGCCGGTGGCGGGGTGTGCGGCATCCCGGCGATGCTGGCGGTGTGCCAGATCGTCGCCGACCGGCGGAAGACGGCCAGGTGGCGCCGGCGGTTCGCACCGAGCGGGCGCTGA
- a CDS encoding acetate--CoA ligase family protein: MAPAVRTERALTARGRPGGLVARSAIGENPSVEPAGTSDLRPLLEARSVAVVGASSRSDSVGQVAMAQLLGGGFDGAVHPVNPRYAELCGLPCVPRLADVVDVVDLAVLAVGNERLEAQLEAAAAIGARAAVIFASAFEHDPGPTPLTARLAAIARSAGMVLCGANSMGFVHLDVGLRATAYAQPLELQPGPVTLLTHSGSVLTAMLHNRKRVRFNLAVSTGQELVTTMAEYLRYAVERPTTRVVALFCETVRDPEGFVAALDLSRRGDVAVVALTVGRHAASRDLVTAHSGALAGADGAYEAVFDAYDVHRVRTIDELLDATAVLSMDRGAAPGGLAVMHDSGGERAHLLDLALDTGVALAAPNATTRAAMAEVLDAGLPATNPLDAWGSSVGYHDVFMTCGRALLDDSDTAALAFCVDLPDAEGDDTYPLIARELHAATDKPVVVLANVSGAVNPVVADRLRAAGIVVLEGTTTGLAALSHLLDRRDRRARVPAAPASPGDPLVRQRWRKRLRDPAPWTEVEALALLADHGMPVVAHAQVEYGADAVRAADRLGYPVVLKTAADVAHKSDVAGVHLDLRDAAEVRAAYDRLAAELGPRVTVAAMARAGVELALGVTVDPTFGPLVVVGAGGVLVEVLADRRVTLPPVDAAHATDLLGDLSLASLLRGVRDRPAVDLPAVAAAVVALSTVAVELGDLLAAVDVNPLICSPDGCVAVDALVVPARGEA; the protein is encoded by the coding sequence GTGGCGCCGGCGGTTCGCACCGAGCGGGCGCTGACCGCCCGCGGGAGACCGGGCGGGCTCGTGGCGCGCTCGGCGATCGGCGAGAATCCGTCCGTGGAACCCGCCGGGACGAGTGACCTGCGGCCGCTGCTCGAGGCGCGGTCGGTGGCGGTCGTGGGTGCCAGCAGCCGGTCCGACTCGGTGGGGCAGGTGGCGATGGCGCAGCTGCTGGGCGGCGGCTTCGACGGGGCGGTCCACCCGGTCAACCCGCGCTACGCCGAGCTGTGCGGCCTGCCGTGCGTCCCCCGGCTGGCCGACGTCGTCGACGTCGTCGACCTCGCGGTGCTCGCCGTCGGCAACGAGCGGCTCGAGGCGCAGCTCGAGGCGGCCGCCGCGATCGGGGCGCGCGCCGCGGTGATCTTCGCCAGCGCCTTCGAGCACGACCCCGGCCCGACGCCGCTGACTGCGCGGCTCGCGGCAATCGCGCGGTCAGCCGGCATGGTGCTGTGCGGGGCCAACAGCATGGGGTTCGTCCACCTCGACGTGGGGCTGCGTGCCACCGCCTACGCCCAGCCGCTCGAACTCCAGCCGGGACCGGTGACGTTGCTGACCCACTCGGGGTCGGTGCTGACCGCCATGCTCCACAACCGGAAGCGGGTGCGGTTCAACCTGGCGGTGTCGACCGGCCAGGAGCTCGTCACGACGATGGCCGAGTACCTGCGCTACGCGGTGGAGCGCCCCACGACCCGCGTCGTCGCCCTGTTCTGCGAGACCGTGCGGGACCCCGAGGGCTTCGTCGCGGCGCTCGACCTCTCCCGGCGAGGCGACGTCGCGGTCGTCGCCCTGACCGTGGGGCGGCACGCGGCGTCGCGAGACCTCGTCACCGCCCACTCCGGCGCACTGGCCGGTGCCGACGGCGCCTACGAGGCGGTGTTCGATGCCTACGACGTGCACCGCGTGCGCACCATCGACGAACTGCTCGACGCCACGGCCGTGCTGTCGATGGACCGGGGCGCGGCGCCCGGCGGCCTCGCGGTCATGCACGACTCCGGTGGCGAGCGGGCACACCTGCTGGACCTGGCGCTGGACACAGGCGTGGCTCTGGCCGCACCGAACGCCACGACACGGGCCGCGATGGCCGAGGTGCTCGACGCGGGCCTGCCGGCCACCAACCCGCTGGATGCCTGGGGCAGCAGCGTCGGCTACCACGACGTGTTCATGACGTGCGGCCGGGCGCTGCTCGATGATTCCGACACCGCAGCCCTCGCGTTCTGTGTCGACCTGCCAGACGCCGAAGGCGATGACACGTATCCGCTGATCGCCAGGGAGCTGCACGCCGCGACCGACAAGCCGGTCGTCGTGCTCGCCAACGTCAGCGGAGCGGTCAACCCGGTCGTCGCCGACCGGCTGCGCGCGGCGGGGATCGTGGTGCTGGAGGGCACGACCACCGGGCTCGCCGCGCTGTCGCACCTGCTGGACCGGCGCGACCGCCGGGCGCGGGTACCGGCGGCGCCGGCATCGCCGGGTGATCCGCTGGTCCGGCAGCGCTGGCGGAAGCGTCTGCGCGACCCGGCCCCATGGACCGAGGTTGAGGCATTGGCGCTGCTCGCCGACCACGGCATGCCCGTCGTGGCGCACGCACAGGTCGAGTACGGGGCGGATGCCGTTCGGGCGGCCGACCGGCTCGGCTACCCGGTGGTGCTCAAGACGGCGGCGGATGTGGCGCACAAGTCCGACGTCGCAGGCGTGCACCTGGACCTGCGGGACGCGGCGGAGGTGCGTGCCGCCTACGACCGGCTGGCCGCTGAGCTCGGCCCGAGGGTGACGGTCGCCGCGATGGCACGTGCCGGTGTCGAGCTCGCACTGGGTGTGACCGTCGATCCCACGTTCGGTCCGCTGGTGGTCGTCGGTGCCGGCGGGGTCCTGGTCGAGGTCCTCGCGGACCGCCGCGTCACGCTGCCCCCGGTCGACGCGGCGCACGCGACCGACCTGCTCGGCGACCTGTCGCTCGCGTCGTTGCTGCGCGGCGTCCGGGACCGGCCGGCGGTCGACCTCCCGGCCGTCGCGGCGGCCGTCGTCGCGCTGTCGACGGTCGCGGTCGAACTCGGCGACCTGCTCGCCGCCGTGGATGTCAACCCCCTGATCTGTAGTCCCGACGGGTGCGTCGCCGTCGACGCCCTCGTCGTGCCAGCCCGAGGTGAGGCGTGA
- a CDS encoding acyl-CoA dehydrogenase family protein, with the protein MNELHSADDLDLQARARTFVDAELIPHEVAAEHNGGHLPAEVLDRQRRRADELGLLGISVPAAHGGPGYTILQQVLVSEQIGRVTNTLGWVVTTPPRWLADVATPAQLERWVLPTFRGARHECYAITEEGAGSDVDGIVATASRIDGGWVLRGEKWHVTSANLADWCLFQAKLADGPDAGNHALFMLDLATPGVRVVRTPAYAQVSAHEHPVIAFDDVEVGDDALVGSTGDGMRWTHEWFRYERLMIAARCCGAAERLIDETTAFASQRETFGQPLLDHQAPAFMLADALTELWAARLMTYRTAVEMEAGADVKLLHPHCSMVKLFASEMANRVADRAVQIFGGRGYMRENVAERFYRELRVDRIWEGPSEIQRMIIADQLRKRGVVLAR; encoded by the coding sequence ATGAACGAGTTGCACTCGGCCGACGACCTCGACCTGCAGGCGCGGGCGCGGACCTTCGTCGACGCCGAGCTGATCCCCCATGAGGTGGCGGCCGAGCACAACGGCGGCCACCTGCCCGCCGAGGTGCTCGACCGCCAACGCCGCCGCGCCGACGAGCTGGGTCTGCTGGGGATCAGCGTGCCCGCCGCCCACGGCGGGCCGGGCTACACGATCCTGCAGCAGGTGCTGGTGTCCGAGCAGATCGGGCGGGTCACGAACACGCTGGGCTGGGTCGTGACCACGCCGCCACGGTGGCTCGCCGACGTTGCCACGCCGGCGCAGCTGGAACGCTGGGTGCTGCCCACGTTCCGCGGCGCGCGCCACGAGTGCTACGCCATCACCGAGGAGGGCGCCGGCTCGGACGTCGATGGCATCGTCGCGACGGCCAGCAGGATCGACGGCGGCTGGGTGCTGCGCGGCGAGAAGTGGCACGTGACCTCGGCCAACCTGGCGGACTGGTGCCTGTTCCAGGCGAAGCTGGCCGACGGGCCAGACGCGGGCAACCACGCGCTGTTCATGCTCGACCTCGCCACGCCGGGGGTGCGAGTGGTCCGCACGCCCGCGTACGCACAGGTGTCGGCGCACGAGCACCCCGTCATCGCGTTCGATGACGTCGAGGTCGGCGACGACGCACTGGTGGGGTCGACCGGCGACGGCATGCGCTGGACCCACGAGTGGTTCCGCTACGAGCGCCTCATGATCGCTGCGCGGTGCTGCGGCGCCGCCGAGCGCCTGATCGACGAGACCACGGCCTTCGCGTCGCAGCGCGAGACGTTCGGGCAGCCGTTGCTCGACCACCAGGCGCCGGCGTTCATGCTGGCCGACGCCCTGACCGAGCTGTGGGCCGCCCGGCTCATGACCTACCGCACCGCCGTCGAGATGGAGGCCGGCGCCGACGTCAAGCTGCTGCACCCGCACTGCTCGATGGTGAAGCTGTTCGCCTCGGAGATGGCGAACCGCGTGGCGGACCGCGCCGTGCAGATCTTCGGCGGCCGTGGCTACATGCGTGAGAACGTCGCCGAGCGCTTCTATCGCGAGCTGCGGGTCGACCGCATCTGGGAGGGCCCGTCGGAGATCCAACGGATGATCATCGCCGACCAGCTCCGCAAGCGTGGGGTCGTCCTCGCCCGTTGA